The nucleotide sequence GTCGCGCTGGCCCGCAGCGCACGCACCGACGAGCTGATGCGCAGCGTCTTCGCCGAACTCCGTCTCGCCTTCCACCTCGTCGACCACCCCCGCCGCCTCCACGAGCCCTACCTCGCCCGCAACCGCCAGATTCTCGACGCCCTGCGCGCCGGCGACCCCGGCGGGGCGGAACGGCTGCTGTCGACCTACCTCGCCGACTCGCTGGAACGGGTGGTGGAGGTCTACCGGCGCCGGGTCGACGAGGAGTGACGCAAAGGGTGTTGCGGCCGCCGGGAACGGGGGTCTCGCGCCACTGTGACGGCCGTCGCTTCCGCACCGTTTGGGTTGTTGTCGGACCGAGGACCTAATCTGTGCACCGTGACTTCGCCTGCACCGACGGACAGCGTTCCGCCCCAGCTCAGCGCGGCGCCGCGCCCCGCGCCGGGCCCGGCCGCCGACGAGGGCCTGGCGCGGCGGCTGCGCGCGCTCGCCTGCACCGCGCCGCTGCACGACCTGGACGCCCGCAAGGCCAACCTGGCCGGTGAGTACTCGACGTACGGCATGGCCGAGGTGGCGCTCGCCGCCATCGACCTCGTCACGCTCAACATGGACTTCGACACGGGCGCCGACCACGAGCAGATCGTCGCCCGCCTCGTCCCGCGCATCACCGCCCAGGCCCCCCACCGCACCACCGCCGAGCACGAGCGCGTGGCCCGCTGGGTGCTGGAGAACCTGATCAACGTCGGCAGCGCCGACCGCGGCTTCCGCGCGGTGTACGGCACCTTCGCCTCCGACGGCACCTACGTCCGCCGCGACTACGACTTCAAGCTCATCGAAGAGGTCCCCGGCCCCGGCGGCACGGTCTACCTGCGCACCACCGACGAAGCCGTCAACGTTCTCGTCGGCGCCCTGGACACCGACGTGACCAGCGCCCAGATCGCCGCCGAGGTCAAGCTGGAGGTGCTGATCAACCGGGGCCGCCTGGCCGACGCCCAGCTCGCCGCCGAGCAGGCCCGCTACCGCACCGTGCAGTACTCCGAGACCCTGCGCCGCGCCCTGGACGCCACCCGGCGCAACGTCCGCGCGGTCGACTGGCTCAACTCCGTGCCGGACATGATCGCCGAGGCGCTGGACCACGTGGCCGACCGCTACCGCCACGAGAACGCGATCCTCACCAACATCCGCAAGGCCCGCGACGAGACGGAGGAGCCGGAGCACAAGCGGCGTGCCGCCGAGCTGGTCGACATCGTCAAGGACTGCATCCGGCGCCACACCCAGCTCCAGTCCCGGCTGCTGGAGGCGGGGCCGCTGTTCCGCGCGGAGCAGGACCGGCAGGCGTTCGCCACACCCACGGGGACCTCCGGCATGGACCTGTACGGGCATCTGGTCGCGCCTGTGCTGCCGTTGCCGCTCCAGCAGGCGATCCGGGTCACCGACGCGTTCTTCGCCAGCGGTGTGGGTCTGCGCACGCCGGTGTCGGTGCGGGTGGGGGACCTCGTCGACATCCTGCTCACTCCGCCCGTCGAGCGGGAGCACCTCGGGGCGGAGATGCCCGAGCCGGATCTCATCGCCACGCCGGACGACAGCCGGTTCTCGGAGGAGCAGATGGCCGCGGCCAGGGCTCTGCTGGACCTGCCGGCCGACGCTCCCCGGAGGCTCTCGGGGCTGCTTGCGGAGGCCCGGGCGGCCGAGGGGTTCGAGCTGGCTTATCTGGTCGCGCTGATGGCCGTTCACGCGGCCAGCCCCGCTGTCGGTACCGCTTACCGGCAGGGCGAGGAGAAGTTGTTGTTCGCCGTCGATGACGGTACCGAGCTGGATGATCCGGACTTCGGCGGGGCCGATCTCATCGTAGGGACCGCATTGCTGGATGCCGTCGGGATGGCCAGCGACCGGGCGGTGGCCGGGTGAGTGGCCTTCCCGCCGTCGTGGCTCGTCGCGCGGTTCCCCGCGCCCCTGAGGAAGCCACCTGTCCCTCTGTTTCCAAGTTGCCCGAGGAGATCCGACCGTGACCGAGCACGTCGAGTGGAGTGACGTCGAAGCGCCGGCGCCGCCGCCGGCCGTCACCCCCGCCGACGCCGCCGACGCGGCTCGGCTCGTGGCGTTCGGGCTGCAGCCCAAGCTGCAGCCCGCGCGGGACCAGGAGTACACCGAGCTGCTGCGCCGGTACCGGGAGGACGGGGCGTTCTCGCGGCTCGCCGATGCCGTGGCCACCGGGCTCGGGCTCGTCGTGCTGGAGGTGTCGCCGCGGGCCGGGATGGCCGTCACGGCCGCCGAGGACTCGGTGTTCGCCGTGCGCATGGGCGACTACGCCCGCCGTACCACCGCCGACTCCGCCGACCGGTTCCTGCACGGCCTCGCCCATCTCGCCGTGGCCGCGCTGGCGTTCCCGCGCCCCGAGGACCTGGCCGACGACTCCTACATCGGACGCGTCACGGTCAACGGCGTGGACGCCTTCGTACGGCAGGCGTGCCGCAGGCTGGAGGAGCGGGCCGAGCAGTCGGGGGAGAACACCGACCCGGTGACCGACGCCCCCGGCCTGGAGGCCGCCTGGCGGATCTGGGCCCGGCGCAGCGCCACCGGTGCCACCAAGGACGCCCGCCGCCCGGCCGCCTCCACCACCGGCATCGTCGCCAAGGCGCTCGGCTTCCTCACCGACTCCGGCTTCCTCCAGCGCACCGGCGACGACCACGGCGGCACCTACCGCACCACCGCCCGCTACCAGCTCCAGGTGCGGGACATGGCGGGCGGCGCCGCGCTCAGCGAACTGCTGGAGCTGGGCGTCGTGGCCGAGACCGGCGCCGCCGCCAGTCTGCTGCCCGCCGAGGACACCGACGACCTGGACCTGGTGGCCGACGCCGGACTGCCCTTCCACTCCTGACCCGCTCCCCCCCCGAACCACCGCACCTTTTCGAAGACTTACGACGAGAGTCCGCCATGTACGAGCTGTCCCGCGTCCGCCTCTACTCCATCGGGCCCGCCGGCGCGCGATACGCCGACACCGTGCTCGATATGCGGGGCGTGGGCGCGCCCGTGCCCGACCCGGCCCCCACCCAGGCGGAGTTCTTCGAGGAGGAGCCGGTCGGCCCGCCGCGCCGCCCCGCGCCCGCCGGTGTGCTGTTCCTGGAGAACGGCGGCGGCAAGTCAGTGCTGCTCAAGCTGATCTTCTCGGTGATGCTGCCCGGCCACCGCAACACCCTGGGCGGCGCCAGCTCCGGCGTGCTGCGCAAGTTCCTGCTCGCCGACGACTGCGGGCACGTCGCGCTGGAGTGGCAGCACGTGCAGACCGGCGAGTGCGTGGTCGTCGGCAAGGTCAGCGAGTGGCGCGGCCGTCAGGTCTCCAACGACCCGCGCAAGTTCGCCGAGGCCTGGTACTCCTTCCGGCCCGGCCCCGGCCTTAGCCTGGACAACCTGCCCGTCGCCGAGTCCACCGCCGTACGGCCGATCGTGGAGGGTGCCTCCGGCGCCCAGGGGCGCCGCCGCACCATGAAGGGCTTCCGCGACGCCCTCATGGAGGCGGGCAAGAACTACCCGCACCTGGAGGCGCACTGGGAGGAGACCCACGAGCGCTGGACCGAGCACCTCGGCGAGCTGGGCCTGGACCCTGAACTCTTCCGCTACCAGCGGGAGATGAACGCCGACGAGGGCGAGGCGGCCGGCCTCTTCGCGGTCAAGAAGGACTCCGACTTCACCGACCTGCTGCTGCGCGCCGTCACCGACACCCGCGACACCGACGGCCTCGCCGACCTCGTCAGCGGCTTCGGCAACAAGCTGGGCCGCCGCGCCGAACTCATCGCCGAACGCGACTTCACCGCGGGCTCGGTCGACCTGCTCGGCCGTATCGTCGAGGCCGCCGACGCCCGCGCCCGCGCGCGGGACGTGCACACCGGTGCCGAGCGCCGCACCCGCACCCTGGCCCGGCGGCTGTCCGCGCGTGCCGTGCGCGAGCGGGTCCGCGCCTCCGACCTCGCCCAGCGCGTCACCGCCGCCGCCTACGCCGTCACCCACTCCGAGGGCGCCCGCGAACGCAGCTCCCTGGTCGCCGCCGAACTCGCCTACCGGCATGCCTCGCTGTCCCTCGCCGCCGCCGAGAAGGCCGCCGCCGCGCAGAAGCGCGAACTGGCCGACGCCCGCACCCTGTTCTCCGCCTGGCAGGCCGCCGAGGCCGTACTGCGCCACCGCGCCGCCGCCGACCGCGTGGCCCGTGTCTCCGCCGCCATCCAGGAGGCCGAGCGGGACGCCGCGCCCGCGCTCGCCGCCCGTGCCAGGGCCGCCGTCGACCTCGTACGCGCCCTGCACGCCGCCGCCGGGAACGCCGAGGCCCTCGCCAACGAGGAGGAGGAGCGCTCCGCCGCCCTCCAGGAGGTCAGCGACAGCGCCTACCGCGACTCCACCTCCGCCGCCACCGACGCCCAGCGCGCCCGCAGCGAGATCGGGCACCTGCGCCAGCGCCTCACCGAGGTCGAGCAGGAGACGGCCGAGGCGGTCCGCGCGGGCTGGCTGGACGACAGCGCCCCCGACGCCGACCCCGCGCGGGCCGCGCTCGCCGCCAGCGACGCCGAGAAGACCACCGTCGCCGCCTGGGACACCGCCCGCGAGGCGGCCCGCGCGGCCGTCGAGCACGCCCGTGAAGCGGCCGCCGCCGAGTCCCGCGCCGAACTGACCGCAGCCCGCGCGGCCGACGCCGCGACCGCCGCCGGACGCGCCCACGACGCGGAGCGGCGCCTCGCCGAGGCACTGGCCGCCGAGGAGCGCCTCGCGGAACTGCTCAGCCTCCCCGCCGCCGGCTCCGCGCGCTCGGCCATCCCCGCCCCGCGCGACGGCTCCGAATCCGGTGAGCCGGTGCGCGACAGCGCCACCGAGGGCCCGCTCACCGCCGAGGAACTCGACCGCTTCGCCGACGAACTGCGCGGCCTGCTCGACGCCGCCGTGTCCGCAGCCGAGCGCACCCTGTTCGACCTGCGCACCGCCGCGGCCGACGACACCCGCATCCTCTCCGCGCTCGGCGACGGCGGCCTGCTGCCGCCCGGTCCCGACGTGCTGGCCACCGTGGAGTTCCTCGGCGAGCACGGCATCCCCGCCCTGCCCGGCTGGCGCTACCTCGCCCAGGCCGTCGACCCCGCCGACCACGCGCGCGTGCTCGCCACCCGCCCCGAACTGGTCGACGGTGTGATCATCACCGACCCCGACACCCACGCCCGCGCCCGCCAGACCCTGGGCGAGGCGGCCCTGCTGCCCCGCTCCGCCGTCGCCGTCGGCACCGCCGCCGCCCTGCTCGCCCCGGCGCCCGCCGCCGACGCGCAGCCCTCCGACGCCTCCAGCGTCTTCCTGGTGCCGCCGAACCCGGCCATGCACGACGAGCACGCCGCCGACGAGGAACGCCAGGCGCTGCGCGCACGGGCCACCGAACGCGACGAAGAGATCCGGACGCTGGCCGCACGCCTCGGCAAGGACCGCGAACTCGCCGCCCGGCTCGGCTCCTGGCGCACCGGCTGCCCCGCCGGACGGATCGTCGAACTCGCCGCCGGCGCCGAAGAGGCCCGCGCCTTCGCCGAGGAGGCCGAGGCCGAACTCACCGAGGCGCGCACCGCCCGCGCGGAGGCCGAGGAGACCGCCGCCGAGGCCACCGGGCTGCGCGACGAACGGCAGGAGGCCGCCCAGCGCGCCAGCCGCGTCGCCGACGCCCTCGCCGGACTCGCCCACCGGCTGCGCGAGCGCGCCACCTGGCAGGTCAAGCTGCGCGAACTGGCCGACGACGCCGCCGAGTCCGAGGCCCGTACCCAGTCCTGCCTGGAGCGCGCCCGCGCCGCCGACGAGGACCGCCGCGCCACCCAGCGCGCCGCCGACGACGCCCGCCGCACCGCCCGCGCCCTGCGCGCCGAGCGCGCCGAGATCGCGGGCGCCCCCGACGACGTCCCCGAGGCGGAGGACGGCACCCCGAAGTCGTCCCTGCCCGCGCTCCGCGAGGCGTACCGGGCCGCCTCCCAGGTGTACGAGAAGGTCGGCGTCGGCGCCGACCTGCGCGCCGAACAGGCCCGCGCCGAGAGCGACGAGAGCGGCGCCCGCGCCGACCTGGACCGGCTCAGCAACAAGGTCCGCACCCGCGCCGAACAGCTCCTGCAGTCCCCCGACGGCTCCGACGGCCCCTCCCGGCAGTCGGCCGCCGCCCGCGCCGAGGAACTGGTGCAGTTGCTGGAGACCCGCATGTCGACCGCGAGCGAACAGCTCGGCCGGCTGCGCGGCGAGGCCGAGCGGCACGCCCCCGAGGAGGGCGAGGCGCACACCGAGCTGTCCGAGGAACTGGTCCCGCGCGACGCCGAGCACGCCCAGGCCCTGCTGCGCACCGCCACCGGCGAACTCGCCACCCGCACCGAGGCGCTGACCGAGGCCCGCGCCGCCCATGCCGAGCTCCAGCAGGCCCACCGGTCCGCCGAGGACGCCGCCGGAGGCTTCGACGAGACCGCGGCCATGCTCCGCGACCTCCTGCGCGAACCGGCCGCCGAGGACGAGCGCGAGGACCCCGAGCCCTACCCCGGCACCCTGGAGGAGGCCCGGCAGGCGGCCACCGAGGCCCGCCGCTCGCTGCGCGGCTGCGCCGCCGACCTCTCCACCGCCGACGCCGCGGTCCGCGAGGCGAGCGACATTCTCGTCCGGCACGCCAACTCCACCCGTTACGAGCAGGTCCGCACCCCCGCCAGGCAGCAGATCCGCGAACTGCCCGCCGCCGCGCTGCCCGAGCACGCCCAGAAGTGGGCCGACGCCTTCGCGCCCCGGCTGCGCGTCCTCACCGACGAGCTGGCCCAACTGGAGCGCAACCGCGACTCGATCGTGGACCGGCTGCGGGGCCTGGTGGAGTCCTCCCTCGCCACGCTCCGCTCCGCACAGCGGCTCTCCCGGCTGCCCGAGGGGCTCGGCGAGTGGTCCGGCCAGGAGTTCCTCCGCATCCGCTTCGAGGAGCCCGACCAGGCCACCCTCACCGAGCGCCTCGGCGAGGTCATCGACGAGGCCACCCGTGCCGCCGTCAAGAAGAACTCCGACCTGCGCCGGGACGGCATGTCCCTGCTGCTGCGCGGAGTCGCGGCCGCGCTCCAGCCGAGGGGCATCGCGGTGGAGATCCTCAAGCCGGACGCCGTGCTGCGCGCCGAGCGGGTCCCCGTCGGCCAGATGGGCGACGTCTTCTCCGGCGGCCAGTTGCTCACCGCCGCCATCGCGCTGTACTGCACGATGGCCGCCCTGCGCTCCAACGACCGGGGCCGCGACAAGCACCGGCACGCCGGCACGCTGTTCCTCGACAACCCCATCGGCCGCGCCAACGCGACGTACCTGCTGGAGCTCCAGCGGGCCGTGTCCGACGCGCTGGGCGTCCAGCTCCTCTACACCACCGGTCTGTTCGACACCACCGCGCTGGCCGAGTTCCCGCTCGTCATCCGGCTGCGCAACGACGCCGACCTCCGGGCGGGGCTGAAGTACATCAGCGTCGAGGAACACCTCCGGCCGGGCCTTCCCCAGCAGCCGGTCGCGGGGGAGACGGTGCGCAGCGAGATCACCGCGACCCGGATGTACAAGCGCCCGGCGGCCGTCACGTCCTAGGCGTAGGGCGGTCAGTCGGACGCGGGAGCGGGCAGGGAGGTCTCCTCGGGGACCTCCAGGCGGTGTTCGGCCAGGACGCCGGTGCGGTGCCGCTGGACGAACCAGTAGTAGGCGAAGCCGCCGCCCGCGATCACGGCCACGAACAGCACCGCGCCCCAGCGCAGGTACCAGTGCTGCGGCGGGGCCGCGTTGTAGACGGCGGCGCGCGGCCAGATCAGGTTCAGGGTCATGCCCGCGCCCCACACCACCGCGACCACGTTGACGAGCAGACCCCAGCGGCCCATGGAGAACCGCCCCTCACCGGCCGGGGTCCACCGGCCGCGCAGCCGCGCCACCAGCATCGGCGCGGTCACGCCCAGGTAGGCCAGGTAGATCATGATGATGCCGATGCTGGTGACCACGGTGAAGATCTGCGGCTGGCGGATGTTGACCACCAGGATCGCCAGCGCCAGCACCCCGATCACCACGGCGGGCACCACCGGGGTCCGGAAGCGCGGGCTGACGCGGGCCAGCAGCGAGGACGCGGGCAGGTTGTTGTCCCGTGCCATGGCGAACGCCAGCCGGATCGCCGCCGTGTGCACGGCCAGCGCGCACACCGTGACCGCGATCAGCACGCACCACAGCATCCCCTTGCCGGCCGTCGGCCCGAGCACGTCCAGCACCACGTACTGGAGCCCGTCGGTGGAGAGCTTGTCGCCCTTGAGGCTGGAGACGCTCATCAGCGCCAGCAGCAGCACCAGACCGCCCAGCACGAAGGAGGCGATGATCGCCCGCAGGATGGCGCGGGGCGCGTTGCGGGACGGGTTCAGCGACTCCTCGCCGAGCGAGGCCGCCGTGTCGAAGCCGTACATGACGTACGCGGACGCCAGCGACGCCACCATGAACGCACCGAGATAACCGGCGTCGTGGCCCGCCCCGGTGCCGTTGGTCTCCAGCACCACCTGCGGCCCGCGGGTGATGTGGACGGCCAGCATGACGATCAGCACCACACTGGCGATCAGCTCGATGAACACCCCGGCCGCGTTGATCGTGGCCATCAGCTTCACCCCGAAGGCGTTGACCAGCGTGGTGAAGAGGATCAGCACGGTCGCCAGGACGACCGCGTTGGTCGCCACGTCGTAGGTGCCGGTGCCGTCCCCGACGAACTGGAAGACGGACGAGATCTGCGGCAGCGTGAGCTGGTAGGCGAGCGCCACCGCCGCGATCGACACGATGGACGCGATCAGCATCATCCACCCCGCCAGCCAGCCCAGGTGCGGATTGCCTATCCGCTTCGACCAGTTGTAGACCGAGCCCGCCACCGGATGGCGGGCCGCCAGCTCCGCGAAGCACAGGGCCACCGCGAACTGGCCCACGAACACCAGCGGCCACGACCACCAGTAGGCGGGGCCGCCGCTGCCGTAGCCGAAGTAGAAGAGCTGGAAGGTGCCGGTCAGGATCGAGATGTAGCTGATCCCGGCGGCGAAGGTGTGGAAGTTGCCGAGGGTGCGCTTGAGTTCGGGCCGGTACCCGAACTCCGCCAGTTCGCTGTCGTCCTCGCCGTGCGCGTCCGGTGCCGGGCCTGGGGTGGTCATCGGGACTCCTGGGGGCCGTGGGATGAGGAGGGGTGGCCGGTTCCTACCCCGCTTCGGCCCTCACGGAGCCTCCTCGCCCAGCATCCGCAGCAGCCACGCGTGGAACGCCCCGATGTGGTGCTCGGTCGGCACCAGCACCCCGCCCTCGCGGTAGGCGCGCGAGGACATGGCGGGCTGGGTGCGCTCGCACGCCTCGAAGTCCTGGACGTTGACCCGGTGGAACAGTTCCGCCGACTTCGACACGTCGGCGCCGGACGCCACCACCTCGGGCGCGTACAGCCAGTCGCACTCCACCACCGTGCGGTCCTCGGCCAGCGGGAACATGCGGTGCAGGATGACGTGGTCGGGGACGAGGTTGACGAAGACGTTGGGCCGGACCGTGATGGCGTAGTACCTCCGGTCCTGCTCGGCGGCGACGTCCGGGAGCCGGCCGAAGCCCGCGCTGCCGTCCACCGTGAACCCCTCGACGTCCGCGCCGAACTCCGCGCCGTGGCCCACGTAGTACTGGGCCGCGTAACCGTCCGCGAACTCCGGCAGCACATCGGTGAGTTCGGGGTGGATCGTGGCGCAGTGGTAGCACTCCATGAAGTTCTCGACGATCAGCTTCCAGTTGGCCCGCACGTCGTAGGTGACGCGTTTGCCGAGGGCCAGGCGTTCGGTGCCGTAGTGCTCGATGGCGGCCGGGTCGCCGAGCCGCTCCACGGCCGCGTGCTCCACCGTCTCCTCGAAGGAGGGCGGTTCGTCGGCCAGGCACACCCAGGCGTAGCCCAGCCACTCGCGCAGGGCGACCTTGATCAGCCCGTACCGGTCCCGGTCCACGTCCGGCATCTTCGTCAGGTCGGGCGCCGCGGCCAGCCTGCCGTCGAGCCCGTACGTCCAGGCGTGGTACGGGCATTGCAGGCCGCGGCGGACCTCGCCTGACTCCTCGGTGCACAGCCGGGCGCCCCGGTGGCGGCAGACGTTGAGGAAGGCGCGCAGCGCGCCGGTGCGGTCGCGGGTGACCAGCACGCTCTCCCGGCCGACCTGGACCGTGCGGAACGCGCCGGGCCGGTCCAGGTCGGCGCTGCGCACGGCGCAGAACCACATCGACTCCAGCAGCGCCTCCTGCTCGCGCCGGAAGACCCCGGGGTCGGTGTAGTAGCGGCCGGGGAGGGTGGCGATCAGGCTGGGGGAGACCGGGGACGTCGTCATGGCTGGGCTCCTCGGGCGGCCGGGGCGGTGAGGCGGGCGGGATCGAACAGGCCGGTCGGGTGCGCGGTCGAGCCGGTCAGCGCGAGGTCGGCCAGGATCTCGCCGACGACGGGCACGAACTTGAAGCCGTGCCCGGAGAACCCGCAGGCCACGGTGACCGACTCCGGGTGCGCGGGATGCCGGGCGATCACGAAGTGCTCGTCCGGGGTGTTGGAGTACATGCAGGTGGCGGCCTTCAGGAAGGTGCCCGGCAGATCGGGGATCAGCGCGGACATGTGGTCCGCCATGGCCCGCACCTCGTGCTCGTGCACGGTCCGGTCGATGGTCTCCGGCGTGGTGTCCTGCCCCTTGCGGAAGAAGGCGACCTTGGCGCCCTTGTCGGGCCCGTCGATGGCCGGGAAGCCGTACACCTGGACGCCGTCCGCGTCCTCCCAGATGTATACGGGGTGGCGCTCCGGCACGAACGCTCCGGTGCCGCCCTTCGGCTGGAACCAGTACATGACCTGCCGCTCGACCGTGATCGGTACCCCGATGTCCGCGAGCAGCCGCGGCGCCCAGGCGCCGGGGCAG is from Streptomyces seoulensis and encodes:
- a CDS encoding APC family permease, translating into MTTPGPAPDAHGEDDSELAEFGYRPELKRTLGNFHTFAAGISYISILTGTFQLFYFGYGSGGPAYWWSWPLVFVGQFAVALCFAELAARHPVAGSVYNWSKRIGNPHLGWLAGWMMLIASIVSIAAVALAYQLTLPQISSVFQFVGDGTGTYDVATNAVVLATVLILFTTLVNAFGVKLMATINAAGVFIELIASVVLIVMLAVHITRGPQVVLETNGTGAGHDAGYLGAFMVASLASAYVMYGFDTAASLGEESLNPSRNAPRAILRAIIASFVLGGLVLLLALMSVSSLKGDKLSTDGLQYVVLDVLGPTAGKGMLWCVLIAVTVCALAVHTAAIRLAFAMARDNNLPASSLLARVSPRFRTPVVPAVVIGVLALAILVVNIRQPQIFTVVTSIGIIMIYLAYLGVTAPMLVARLRGRWTPAGEGRFSMGRWGLLVNVVAVVWGAGMTLNLIWPRAAVYNAAPPQHWYLRWGAVLFVAVIAGGGFAYYWFVQRHRTGVLAEHRLEVPEETSLPAPASD
- a CDS encoding aromatic ring-hydroxylating oxygenase subunit alpha — encoded protein: MTTSPVSPSLIATLPGRYYTDPGVFRREQEALLESMWFCAVRSADLDRPGAFRTVQVGRESVLVTRDRTGALRAFLNVCRHRGARLCTEESGEVRRGLQCPYHAWTYGLDGRLAAAPDLTKMPDVDRDRYGLIKVALREWLGYAWVCLADEPPSFEETVEHAAVERLGDPAAIEHYGTERLALGKRVTYDVRANWKLIVENFMECYHCATIHPELTDVLPEFADGYAAQYYVGHGAEFGADVEGFTVDGSAGFGRLPDVAAEQDRRYYAITVRPNVFVNLVPDHVILHRMFPLAEDRTVVECDWLYAPEVVASGADVSKSAELFHRVNVQDFEACERTQPAMSSRAYREGGVLVPTEHHIGAFHAWLLRMLGEEAP